A single genomic interval of Argopecten irradians isolate NY chromosome 8, Ai_NY, whole genome shotgun sequence harbors:
- the LOC138329178 gene encoding 1-acylglycerol-3-phosphate O-acyltransferase Pnpla3-like, translating into MNFSFAGCGFLGIYHVGVASCLKQHVPHLVDSVKFGGASAGAIVACCLMCDCCLGECTSFTLRLASKARHHSLGPLHPSFDINQILSDALNEVLPENAHKIVSGRLHISLTRVSDRKAVIVSEFESKEELIQALLTSAFVPLYSGLVPPSFRGVRYVDGGLSDNIPQLNSETVTVSPFCGESDICPRDPSANLLHITLANTSFQCSGDNLYRISRALFPPHPEILSDMCQEGFDDCLKFLQRNNLISCTRHLSVRSAIVSLSKVPSRIASEDITEEGSSSGEETPEEVEEELCEGNHEEDYECADCKKKVQVALVDTLPQSVVEAFQTTTDSMNKGIIGCARQNRALRVLFAMGTPWILPADILYTYTLRALQYLPSLPNDVRTLYVEGRELLQHLLSHLSQHSRKYTARFTCQLAITEVNYPSGGDIERALASNDPFLPVPEEPIVRNLNIGFAVDFETERPNSIQTLRHLEGRMEHMDMNGIELLSQGQGQNVSITTDLEHLQASNIPCQLIFDTFEQCLHVSNEMESAIAYYYRDENNSQTYNFQEIYNIDNVDLNIPHTIETIQTSTTNSSDTTQVSWDSYVEHNPNLEQEVDEHFRQDAVLVPHTHESKLADIKTEKVPSNS; encoded by the exons ATGAATTTCTCCTTTGCTGGGTGTGGATTTTTAGGGATTTATCATGTCGGAGTTGCGAGCTGTTTGAAACAACATGTCCCACACTTGGTTGATAGTGTGAAGTTTGGAGGTGCGAGTGCTGGAGCTATTGTAGCATGCTGTTTGATGTGCGATTGTTGTCTTG GTGAATGTACAAGTTTTACTCTACGACTAGCAAGCAAGGCCAGACATCATTCATTAGGACCTCTTCATCCCAGCTTTGACATCAACCAAATTTTAAGTGATGCTTTGAATGAAGTACTGCCAGAAAATGCCCATAAGATCGTGTCAGGACGATTACACATTTCTCTGACAAGAGTGTCGGACAGAAAAGCTGTGATTGTTTCAGAATTTGAGTCAAAAGAGGAACTCATACAG GCCCTACTTACTAGTGCTTTTGTGCCTCTGTACTCGGGTTTGGTGCCTCCATCGTTTCGAGGTGTC AGGTATGTAGATGGTGGATTAAGTGATAATATCCCACAACTTAACAGTGAGACGGTCACTGTGTCACCGTTTTGTGGCGAGAGTGACATATGTCCCAGAGATCCGTCTGCCAACCTCCTACACATAACTCTTGCCAACACCAGCTTCCAGTGCTCCGGCGACAACCTGTACCGCATCAGTCGTGCCCTGTTTCCACCTCACCCCGAGATCCTTAGTGATATGTGTCAGGAGGGATTCGATGATTGTCTGAAATTTTTACAGAGAAACA ATCTAATTTCCTGCACGCGACACCTCAGTGTTAGATCTGCCATTGTTTCGCTCTCTAAGGTTCCGTCAAGAATCGCATCTGAGGACATAACAGAGGAGGGGTCGTCTTCAGGGGAGGAAACTCCTGAGGAGGTGGAGGAGGAGCTTTGTGAGGGGAACCACGAGGAAGACTATGAATGTGCCGACTGTAAGAAGAAGGTCCAGGTGGCACTTGTTGACACACTACCTCAATCTGTTGTAGAAG cTTTTCAGACTACAACTGATTCAATGAACAAGGGCATTATTGGTTGTGCGAGACAAAATCGTGCATTACGGGTACTCTTTGCCATGGGTACTCCCTGGATACTTCCAGCGGACATTCTCTATACATACACCCTCAG gGCACTTCAATATTTACCGTCTCTGCCAAATGATGTACGTACATTATATGTGGAAGGGAGAGAACTCCTGCAGCATTTATTGTCACACTTATCCCAACACAGCAGAAAATATACAGCAAG ATTTACGTGTCAGCTGGCCATAACAGAGGTCAACTATCCAAGTGGTGGTGACATTGAGAGAGCGCTTGCCTCCAATGATCCTTTCCTCCCTGTACCTGAGGAACCAATAGTTCGCAATCTTAACATCGGATTCGCTGTTGATTTTGAGACAGAACGTCCAAACTCTATCCAGACCTTACGCCATCTTGAGGGTCGTATGGAACACATGGATATGAATGGAATCGAGCTTCTATCCCAGGGGCAGGGCCAGAATGTGTCAATCACTACAGACTTGGAACATCTACAGGCTTCAAATATCCCATGTCAGCTTATCTTTGATACGTTTGAGCAGTGTCTCCACGTCTCTAATGAGATGGAGTCGGCCATAGCTTACTACTATAGGGATGAAAACAATTCACAAACCTATAACTTCCAGGAGATCTACAACATTGATAATGTGGACCTAAACATTCCACATACCATAGAAACCATACAAACCTCGACCACAAACAGCTCAGATACCACACAGGTATCATGGGATAGCTATGTTGAACATAACCCAAATCTCGAACAGGAAGTTGATGAACATTTTCGACAGGATGCGGTTCTTGTGCCTCACACACATGAGAGCAAACTGGCAGATATAAAGACAGAAAAAGTGCCATCTAATTCCTGA